One window from the genome of Daphnia pulex isolate KAP4 chromosome 9, ASM2113471v1 encodes:
- the LOC124203147 gene encoding zonadhesin-like isoform X3: protein MNRLHVSRGSIALLACLLLLQLSTGSAGPVRSNRMTRVLPRSFGNIQRVARNDANVAEKYLQTRIADPVATTLEPSAPTTEVFSPVFDQETLHLSTKIQDDISPAVLPESDLIDEPAVLLSDVVEPVPVVEEEIAPEVEKHSDDHLPIEEVPAIAPQVEDSPVDLRIVAEEPLIVAIPTAAPQVPAFVHSEPVDVPLVDEPVSVIPTVSPAVPIFIASVLPLEPVESPEAVLEKVESEAPVYSPLNLPVLDPLPPASYPSSNPVRSELSSHFPNRPFGILPKARELGFPPVSNTRENVLREINWNAKIGRAYRSS from the exons ATGAATCGCCTTCACGTAAGT AGAGGAAGCATTGCGCTGTTGGCTTGTCTGCTTTTGCTGCAACTGTCTACCGGCTCCGCCGGCCCGGTCCGTTCCAACCGGATGACTAGAGTATTGCCTCGCAGCTTCGGTAACATCCAGCGAGTCGCCCGCAACGACGCCAATGTGGCAGAGAAATACTTGCAGACTAGAATTGCGGATCCCGTAGCGACTACCCTGGAACCTTCAGCGCCAACCACCGAAGTCTTCTCACCTGTATTCGATCAGGAAACTTTGCATTTGTCAACTAAAATTCAAGATGACATTAGCCCAGCCGTTTTGCCGGAATCCGACCTGATCGATGAGCCAGCAGTATTGTTATCA GATGTCGTCGAGCCTGTTCCAgtagtcgaagaagaaatagcGCCGGAAGTCGAAAAGCATTCCGACGATCATTTGCCGATCGAAGAAGTGCCAGCGATTGCGCCGCAAGTGGAAGATAGCCCTGTCGATCTTAGAATAGTAGCAGAGGAGCCTTTGATTGTAGCCatcccaacagcagcaccCCAAGTCCCTGCTTTTGTACATTCTGAACCAGTGGATGTTCCTCTGGTTGATGAACCGGTATCCGTAATTCCAACTGTTTCGCCAGCTGTTCCGATTTTTATCGCTTCTGTGTTGCCATTGGAACCTGTCGAGTCGCCGGAAGCGGTTCTAGAGAAAGTGGAGAGTGAAGCTCCGGTTTATTCGCCGCTAAATTTGCCCGTGCTGGACCCTCTTCCCCCGGCTTCGTATCCATCCAGCAATCCTGTCAGATCCGAGTTGAGTTCCCATTTCCCCAATCGTCCGTTCGGAATCCTGCCGAAAGCGAGGGAGCTCGGCTTCCCACCGGTCTCCAACACGCGTGAAAATGTCCTTCGTGAAATCAACTGGAACGCCAAAATCGGTCGAGCTTATCGTTCAAGCTGA
- the LOC124203147 gene encoding magnetosome-associated protein MamJ-like isoform X4: MNRLHRGSIALLACLLLLQLSTGSAGPVRSNRMTRVLPRSFGNIQRVARNDANVAEKYLQTRIADPVATTLEPSAPTTEVFSPVFDQETLHLSTKIQDDISPAVLPESDLIDEPAVLLSDVVEPVPVVEEEIAPEVEKHSDDHLPIEEVPAIAPQVEDSPVDLRIVAEEPLIVAIPTAAPQVPAFVHSEPVDVPLVDEPVSVIPTVSPAVPIFIASVLPLEPVESPEAVLEKVESEAPVYSPLNLPVLDPLPPASYPSSNPVRSELSSHFPNRPFGILPKARELGFPPVSNTRENVLREINWNAKIGRAYRSS, from the exons ATGAATCGCCTTCAC AGAGGAAGCATTGCGCTGTTGGCTTGTCTGCTTTTGCTGCAACTGTCTACCGGCTCCGCCGGCCCGGTCCGTTCCAACCGGATGACTAGAGTATTGCCTCGCAGCTTCGGTAACATCCAGCGAGTCGCCCGCAACGACGCCAATGTGGCAGAGAAATACTTGCAGACTAGAATTGCGGATCCCGTAGCGACTACCCTGGAACCTTCAGCGCCAACCACCGAAGTCTTCTCACCTGTATTCGATCAGGAAACTTTGCATTTGTCAACTAAAATTCAAGATGACATTAGCCCAGCCGTTTTGCCGGAATCCGACCTGATCGATGAGCCAGCAGTATTGTTATCA GATGTCGTCGAGCCTGTTCCAgtagtcgaagaagaaatagcGCCGGAAGTCGAAAAGCATTCCGACGATCATTTGCCGATCGAAGAAGTGCCAGCGATTGCGCCGCAAGTGGAAGATAGCCCTGTCGATCTTAGAATAGTAGCAGAGGAGCCTTTGATTGTAGCCatcccaacagcagcaccCCAAGTCCCTGCTTTTGTACATTCTGAACCAGTGGATGTTCCTCTGGTTGATGAACCGGTATCCGTAATTCCAACTGTTTCGCCAGCTGTTCCGATTTTTATCGCTTCTGTGTTGCCATTGGAACCTGTCGAGTCGCCGGAAGCGGTTCTAGAGAAAGTGGAGAGTGAAGCTCCGGTTTATTCGCCGCTAAATTTGCCCGTGCTGGACCCTCTTCCCCCGGCTTCGTATCCATCCAGCAATCCTGTCAGATCCGAGTTGAGTTCCCATTTCCCCAATCGTCCGTTCGGAATCCTGCCGAAAGCGAGGGAGCTCGGCTTCCCACCGGTCTCCAACACGCGTGAAAATGTCCTTCGTGAAATCAACTGGAACGCCAAAATCGGTCGAGCTTATCGTTCAAGCTGA
- the LOC124203147 gene encoding magnetosome-associated protein MamJ-like isoform X6: MNRLHRGSIALLACLLLLQLSTGSAGPVRSNRMTRVLPRSFGNIQRVARNDANVAEKYLQTRIADPVATTLEPSAPTTEVFSPVFDQETLHLSTKIQDDISPAVLPESDLIDEPADVVEPVPVVEEEIAPEVEKHSDDHLPIEEVPAIAPQVEDSPVDLRIVAEEPLIVAIPTAAPQVPAFVHSEPVDVPLVDEPVSVIPTVSPAVPIFIASVLPLEPVESPEAVLEKVESEAPVYSPLNLPVLDPLPPASYPSSNPVRSELSSHFPNRPFGILPKARELGFPPVSNTRENVLREINWNAKIGRAYRSS; this comes from the exons ATGAATCGCCTTCAC AGAGGAAGCATTGCGCTGTTGGCTTGTCTGCTTTTGCTGCAACTGTCTACCGGCTCCGCCGGCCCGGTCCGTTCCAACCGGATGACTAGAGTATTGCCTCGCAGCTTCGGTAACATCCAGCGAGTCGCCCGCAACGACGCCAATGTGGCAGAGAAATACTTGCAGACTAGAATTGCGGATCCCGTAGCGACTACCCTGGAACCTTCAGCGCCAACCACCGAAGTCTTCTCACCTGTATTCGATCAGGAAACTTTGCATTTGTCAACTAAAATTCAAGATGACATTAGCCCAGCCGTTTTGCCGGAATCCGACCTGATCGATGAGCCAGCA GATGTCGTCGAGCCTGTTCCAgtagtcgaagaagaaatagcGCCGGAAGTCGAAAAGCATTCCGACGATCATTTGCCGATCGAAGAAGTGCCAGCGATTGCGCCGCAAGTGGAAGATAGCCCTGTCGATCTTAGAATAGTAGCAGAGGAGCCTTTGATTGTAGCCatcccaacagcagcaccCCAAGTCCCTGCTTTTGTACATTCTGAACCAGTGGATGTTCCTCTGGTTGATGAACCGGTATCCGTAATTCCAACTGTTTCGCCAGCTGTTCCGATTTTTATCGCTTCTGTGTTGCCATTGGAACCTGTCGAGTCGCCGGAAGCGGTTCTAGAGAAAGTGGAGAGTGAAGCTCCGGTTTATTCGCCGCTAAATTTGCCCGTGCTGGACCCTCTTCCCCCGGCTTCGTATCCATCCAGCAATCCTGTCAGATCCGAGTTGAGTTCCCATTTCCCCAATCGTCCGTTCGGAATCCTGCCGAAAGCGAGGGAGCTCGGCTTCCCACCGGTCTCCAACACGCGTGAAAATGTCCTTCGTGAAATCAACTGGAACGCCAAAATCGGTCGAGCTTATCGTTCAAGCTGA
- the LOC124203147 gene encoding magnetosome-associated protein MamJ-like isoform X5: MNRLHVSRGSIALLACLLLLQLSTGSAGPVRSNRMTRVLPRSFGNIQRVARNDANVAEKYLQTRIADPVATTLEPSAPTTEVFSPVFDQETLHLSTKIQDDISPAVLPESDLIDEPADVVEPVPVVEEEIAPEVEKHSDDHLPIEEVPAIAPQVEDSPVDLRIVAEEPLIVAIPTAAPQVPAFVHSEPVDVPLVDEPVSVIPTVSPAVPIFIASVLPLEPVESPEAVLEKVESEAPVYSPLNLPVLDPLPPASYPSSNPVRSELSSHFPNRPFGILPKARELGFPPVSNTRENVLREINWNAKIGRAYRSS, from the exons ATGAATCGCCTTCACGTAAGT AGAGGAAGCATTGCGCTGTTGGCTTGTCTGCTTTTGCTGCAACTGTCTACCGGCTCCGCCGGCCCGGTCCGTTCCAACCGGATGACTAGAGTATTGCCTCGCAGCTTCGGTAACATCCAGCGAGTCGCCCGCAACGACGCCAATGTGGCAGAGAAATACTTGCAGACTAGAATTGCGGATCCCGTAGCGACTACCCTGGAACCTTCAGCGCCAACCACCGAAGTCTTCTCACCTGTATTCGATCAGGAAACTTTGCATTTGTCAACTAAAATTCAAGATGACATTAGCCCAGCCGTTTTGCCGGAATCCGACCTGATCGATGAGCCAGCA GATGTCGTCGAGCCTGTTCCAgtagtcgaagaagaaatagcGCCGGAAGTCGAAAAGCATTCCGACGATCATTTGCCGATCGAAGAAGTGCCAGCGATTGCGCCGCAAGTGGAAGATAGCCCTGTCGATCTTAGAATAGTAGCAGAGGAGCCTTTGATTGTAGCCatcccaacagcagcaccCCAAGTCCCTGCTTTTGTACATTCTGAACCAGTGGATGTTCCTCTGGTTGATGAACCGGTATCCGTAATTCCAACTGTTTCGCCAGCTGTTCCGATTTTTATCGCTTCTGTGTTGCCATTGGAACCTGTCGAGTCGCCGGAAGCGGTTCTAGAGAAAGTGGAGAGTGAAGCTCCGGTTTATTCGCCGCTAAATTTGCCCGTGCTGGACCCTCTTCCCCCGGCTTCGTATCCATCCAGCAATCCTGTCAGATCCGAGTTGAGTTCCCATTTCCCCAATCGTCCGTTCGGAATCCTGCCGAAAGCGAGGGAGCTCGGCTTCCCACCGGTCTCCAACACGCGTGAAAATGTCCTTCGTGAAATCAACTGGAACGCCAAAATCGGTCGAGCTTATCGTTCAAGCTGA
- the LOC124203147 gene encoding uncharacterized protein LOC124203147 isoform X2 — protein MNRLHRGSIALLACLLLLQLSTGSAGPVRSNRMTRVLPRSFGNIQRVARNDANVAEKYLQTRIADPVATTLEPSAPTTEVFSPVFDQETLHLSTKIQDDISPAVLPESDLIDEPAVLLSVFDVDHSSVVDDTPLLIDFQDVVEPVPVVEEEIAPEVEKHSDDHLPIEEVPAIAPQVEDSPVDLRIVAEEPLIVAIPTAAPQVPAFVHSEPVDVPLVDEPVSVIPTVSPAVPIFIASVLPLEPVESPEAVLEKVESEAPVYSPLNLPVLDPLPPASYPSSNPVRSELSSHFPNRPFGILPKARELGFPPVSNTRENVLREINWNAKIGRAYRSS, from the exons ATGAATCGCCTTCAC AGAGGAAGCATTGCGCTGTTGGCTTGTCTGCTTTTGCTGCAACTGTCTACCGGCTCCGCCGGCCCGGTCCGTTCCAACCGGATGACTAGAGTATTGCCTCGCAGCTTCGGTAACATCCAGCGAGTCGCCCGCAACGACGCCAATGTGGCAGAGAAATACTTGCAGACTAGAATTGCGGATCCCGTAGCGACTACCCTGGAACCTTCAGCGCCAACCACCGAAGTCTTCTCACCTGTATTCGATCAGGAAACTTTGCATTTGTCAACTAAAATTCAAGATGACATTAGCCCAGCCGTTTTGCCGGAATCCGACCTGATCGATGAGCCAGCAGTATTGTTATCAGTATTTGACGTCGACCATTCCAGTGTCGTAGATGATACTCCACTTTTGATTGACTTTCAGGATGTCGTCGAGCCTGTTCCAgtagtcgaagaagaaatagcGCCGGAAGTCGAAAAGCATTCCGACGATCATTTGCCGATCGAAGAAGTGCCAGCGATTGCGCCGCAAGTGGAAGATAGCCCTGTCGATCTTAGAATAGTAGCAGAGGAGCCTTTGATTGTAGCCatcccaacagcagcaccCCAAGTCCCTGCTTTTGTACATTCTGAACCAGTGGATGTTCCTCTGGTTGATGAACCGGTATCCGTAATTCCAACTGTTTCGCCAGCTGTTCCGATTTTTATCGCTTCTGTGTTGCCATTGGAACCTGTCGAGTCGCCGGAAGCGGTTCTAGAGAAAGTGGAGAGTGAAGCTCCGGTTTATTCGCCGCTAAATTTGCCCGTGCTGGACCCTCTTCCCCCGGCTTCGTATCCATCCAGCAATCCTGTCAGATCCGAGTTGAGTTCCCATTTCCCCAATCGTCCGTTCGGAATCCTGCCGAAAGCGAGGGAGCTCGGCTTCCCACCGGTCTCCAACACGCGTGAAAATGTCCTTCGTGAAATCAACTGGAACGCCAAAATCGGTCGAGCTTATCGTTCAAGCTGA
- the LOC124203147 gene encoding uncharacterized protein LOC124203147 isoform X1 translates to MNRLHVSRGSIALLACLLLLQLSTGSAGPVRSNRMTRVLPRSFGNIQRVARNDANVAEKYLQTRIADPVATTLEPSAPTTEVFSPVFDQETLHLSTKIQDDISPAVLPESDLIDEPAVLLSVFDVDHSSVVDDTPLLIDFQDVVEPVPVVEEEIAPEVEKHSDDHLPIEEVPAIAPQVEDSPVDLRIVAEEPLIVAIPTAAPQVPAFVHSEPVDVPLVDEPVSVIPTVSPAVPIFIASVLPLEPVESPEAVLEKVESEAPVYSPLNLPVLDPLPPASYPSSNPVRSELSSHFPNRPFGILPKARELGFPPVSNTRENVLREINWNAKIGRAYRSS, encoded by the exons ATGAATCGCCTTCACGTAAGT AGAGGAAGCATTGCGCTGTTGGCTTGTCTGCTTTTGCTGCAACTGTCTACCGGCTCCGCCGGCCCGGTCCGTTCCAACCGGATGACTAGAGTATTGCCTCGCAGCTTCGGTAACATCCAGCGAGTCGCCCGCAACGACGCCAATGTGGCAGAGAAATACTTGCAGACTAGAATTGCGGATCCCGTAGCGACTACCCTGGAACCTTCAGCGCCAACCACCGAAGTCTTCTCACCTGTATTCGATCAGGAAACTTTGCATTTGTCAACTAAAATTCAAGATGACATTAGCCCAGCCGTTTTGCCGGAATCCGACCTGATCGATGAGCCAGCAGTATTGTTATCAGTATTTGACGTCGACCATTCCAGTGTCGTAGATGATACTCCACTTTTGATTGACTTTCAGGATGTCGTCGAGCCTGTTCCAgtagtcgaagaagaaatagcGCCGGAAGTCGAAAAGCATTCCGACGATCATTTGCCGATCGAAGAAGTGCCAGCGATTGCGCCGCAAGTGGAAGATAGCCCTGTCGATCTTAGAATAGTAGCAGAGGAGCCTTTGATTGTAGCCatcccaacagcagcaccCCAAGTCCCTGCTTTTGTACATTCTGAACCAGTGGATGTTCCTCTGGTTGATGAACCGGTATCCGTAATTCCAACTGTTTCGCCAGCTGTTCCGATTTTTATCGCTTCTGTGTTGCCATTGGAACCTGTCGAGTCGCCGGAAGCGGTTCTAGAGAAAGTGGAGAGTGAAGCTCCGGTTTATTCGCCGCTAAATTTGCCCGTGCTGGACCCTCTTCCCCCGGCTTCGTATCCATCCAGCAATCCTGTCAGATCCGAGTTGAGTTCCCATTTCCCCAATCGTCCGTTCGGAATCCTGCCGAAAGCGAGGGAGCTCGGCTTCCCACCGGTCTCCAACACGCGTGAAAATGTCCTTCGTGAAATCAACTGGAACGCCAAAATCGGTCGAGCTTATCGTTCAAGCTGA
- the LOC124202387 gene encoding uncharacterized protein LOC124202387 has translation MNFLNKRNNAVAVACLVLFQLGCSYSSPVRSPRTSALKLRNILANIQRVPRSDQDDHLIPNDENGADVSVTPGQSFLPTTAEGVPLDEPEAIDNTGPIGNYPDSPEGQISPDGSDETEFPALPTDVDSGLRNSDSVETVTSSNVQEPIQKLEDPSYSKFLPEQELPTTSELYHSPTAEAPFNPAELPLTYPIVRVPEGPSAIPITVADLPLETILPSTAALPEKEEISSSLPEAPDQSAIIAQQGNNVGALPLELDAKTQTASSSFGVDPSKYQPNNSYDLITTDNPNEKVSNSSGRPIESRLRELGFPPISNTQDNFGVQVNWAEFR, from the exons ATGAATTTTCTCAAC AAGAGAAATAACGCAGTGGCTGTAGCTTGCCTGGTTTTATTTCAGCTAGGCTGCAGTTACTCCAGTCCGGTTCGTTCACCTCGTACGTCTGCTTTGAAATTACGCAACATACTGGCCAACATTCAACGAGTTCCTCGCAGCGATCAAGATGATCACCTTATTCCTAATGATGAGAATGGAGCTGATGTTTCAGTGACTCCTGGCCAATCCTTCCTACCGACGACTGCTGAGGGCGTTCCCTTAGATGAACCGGAAGCAATTGATAACACTGGCCCAATCGGAAATTATCCAGACTCACCTGAGGGTCAGATCTCACCTGATGGGTCTGACGAGACCGAGTTTCCAGCACTGCCAACAGATGTCGACAGCGGATTACGCAATTCAGATTCAGTTGAAACTGTGACGTCATCTAATGTTCAAGAGCCAATTCAGAAGCTGGAGGATCCTTCCTATTCCAAGTTTCTTCCAGAACAAGAGCTTCCGACTACATCTGAACTCTATCATTCACCAACTGCGGAAGCACCTTTTAATCCAGCGGAACTTCCGTTAACGTATCCAATTGTACGTGTCCCGGAGGGTCCATCAGCCATACCCATCACCGTTGCCGATTTGCCTCTGGAGACCATCTTACCATCCACGGCAGCACTCCCAGAGAAAGAGGAAATCAGTTCCTCATTACCGGAAGCTCCCGATCAGTCAGCAATCATTGCGCAACAAGGGAACAACGTTGGCGCTCTTCCGCTGGAGTTGGATGCCAAAACGCAAACAGCGTCGTCTTCCTTTGGCGTCGATCCGTCCAAATATCAGCCAAACAATTCGTACGATCTGATCACTACAGACAATCCAAATGAAAAGGTCAGTAACTCTTCCGGCCGTCCGATCGAATCTCGTTTGAGGGAGCTGGGCTTCCCTCCCATATCCAACACGCAAGACAATTTTGGTGTTCAAGTCAATTGGGCTGAATTCAGGTAA